Proteins from a genomic interval of Chrysiogenia bacterium:
- a CDS encoding GxxExxY protein: MELNEITETVIGCAMKVSSTLGTGFLEKVYENALAVEMKKAGLSFGQQESVRVRYEGECVGDYVADFVVEGQVLLELKSAKTIDAAHQAQLLNYLRATGMKVGLLLNFGTPRMGIKRMML, encoded by the coding sequence ATGGAGCTGAATGAGATCACCGAAACCGTGATCGGCTGCGCGATGAAAGTCAGCAGCACTCTGGGGACGGGATTTCTGGAAAAGGTTTATGAGAACGCACTTGCCGTCGAAATGAAGAAAGCCGGACTTTCATTCGGACAGCAAGAATCGGTGAGGGTCCGCTATGAGGGCGAGTGCGTTGGGGATTATGTCGCGGATTTTGTAGTGGAAGGCCAGGTATTGCTTGAATTGAAATCGGCAAAGACAATTGATGCCGCTCATCAAGCACAACTGCTGAACTACTTGAGAGCGACGGGAATGAAAGTAGGTCTCTTGCTGAACTTCGGTACGCCACGGATGGGTATCAAGCGCATGATGCTCTGA
- a CDS encoding MoxR family ATPase: MFNDINDVIKKLAEQDYIADQRIGTLVYLAAKLEKPILVEGPAGVGKTDLARRVAACLGRELIRLQCYEGLDESKALYEWEYSKQLLYTQILKDKITEVVADAKTLEEATDRIYNQDDVFFSERFLLPRPLLKAIESDEPTVLLIDEIDKADSEFEAFLLEVLSDFTVSVPEIGTLEAKHKPFVVLTSNNTREMSDAIKRRCLHLYIDFPDGQRELEIVRMKVPGVQDELLKDLVDFVQEIRKKDLKKIPSISETLDWARALTLLNAQSLGDEIVQGTLNTILKYEGDVIKAERELRHFLDRKRAEAANPAEVKDEKKEFLN; encoded by the coding sequence ATGTTCAATGACATCAACGACGTGATCAAGAAACTGGCCGAGCAGGACTACATCGCCGATCAGCGCATCGGGACGCTGGTGTACCTGGCGGCGAAGCTCGAAAAGCCCATCCTGGTGGAAGGTCCCGCGGGTGTTGGAAAGACCGACCTGGCCCGCCGCGTGGCGGCCTGCCTGGGGCGCGAGCTTATCCGCCTGCAGTGCTACGAGGGACTCGATGAGTCCAAGGCGCTCTACGAGTGGGAATACTCCAAGCAGCTTCTCTATACCCAGATCCTCAAGGACAAGATCACCGAAGTGGTTGCCGATGCCAAGACCCTCGAAGAGGCGACCGACCGCATCTACAACCAGGACGATGTGTTCTTTTCTGAACGCTTCCTGCTGCCGCGCCCGTTGCTCAAGGCCATCGAGTCGGACGAGCCCACCGTGCTCCTCATCGACGAGATCGACAAAGCCGACAGCGAGTTCGAAGCGTTTTTGCTCGAAGTGCTCAGCGACTTCACCGTCTCCGTGCCGGAGATCGGGACGCTCGAGGCCAAGCACAAGCCCTTCGTGGTGCTCACCTCCAACAACACGCGCGAAATGTCGGACGCCATCAAGCGCCGCTGTCTCCATTTGTACATCGACTTCCCCGACGGCCAGCGCGAGCTGGAAATCGTGCGCATGAAGGTCCCCGGCGTGCAGGACGAGCTGCTCAAGGACCTTGTCGACTTCGTGCAGGAAATTCGCAAGAAGGACCTCAAGAAGATCCCCAGCATTTCGGAGACCCTCGACTGGGCCCGCGCACTCACGCTGCTCAACGCCCAGAGCCTGGGGGACGAGATCGTGCAGGGCACGCTCAACACGATCCTCAAATACGAGGGCGACGTCATCAAGGCCGAGCGCGAGCTGCGCCACTTCCTCGACCGCAAACGCGCCGAAGCCGCCAACCCCGCCGAGGTGAAGGACGAGAAGAAAGAGTTTTTGAACTAG